In Arthrobacter ramosus, one DNA window encodes the following:
- a CDS encoding GH92 family glycosyl hydrolase: protein MKIRILARRARRMKSHAAASLAIALAAGLIGPALVAQPASAAGPIANPAASVNTFIGTKDEGNTFPGASAPFGMAQVSPTGKHFAGWQYDDTTVRGFGHSYLSGAGCWEQGGLLSVLPTTGEVGPGKSFDTSNGRTFDHTRYAATLTHDGEIGTAGYYRTRLTSSGGIDVEATASTRVGVQRYTFPATGNANVFLNTGQANQTLKVKNSSITIVGDRTVVSEIRVQGFCSGKDFEYTTWFATRFDRPFASAGTWNETGGMPGSTAQPSGPGQKGAWVSFDTSENRTVQLSTGLSFTGMAGAIANLVEEGLDDNGAIIPFDAVKDATVAEWNTELRKATTYGGAANDNVTFYTALYHAFLQPITSTDVDGRYRGFDDKNHVADGWTYYQWFSLWDTYRSQNQLLAMLQPERAQDMARSVLTIQQQGGWLPRWAYANYEANVMTGDPASPFLADLWRFGAVQGGVTLGAEDTLSGTAVELDEKLLLAALLENIDTAPPAGSQFAGRSAIADYIAKGYVPTNRWAPKKGMDTDEHHGGSATMEYAVGDCAVSLVAEGLGDNATAVRLASRASNWKNVWNRAATETGYTGFPRERNADGSWGGNTGGFQEGTAWQYQWLAWQDADGLAEAIGGVGQAISRLDKFFDIGRVFTDPAGAARGSWVTGALDYNRIEYNPNNEPNLHAAWMYNFYGEPAKASAVNRAAQTLFTNKPNGVTGNDDLGTMSAWYAFSALGMYPSVPGSGDLLLHAPRFPRLDLDFGDTTLTIKADGADGSKLQYIDGVSFNGTPQSASYTNWDRLKKGGTLEVTLTADASTTWGEASADRPKAPCSSVVDEVAPTVRLNTAPVTPASGWHTAGVTVSATADDNDSRTPSIETRLDGGEWQPYTAEILFAADGVHILEARAIDKAGNISEIARARVAIDMTAPVTTVQLPVADAKVTTVKLVFDAEDALSGVAFTEYRIGEEEWSAAPADGVKFDKAGSHSVSYRTTDRAGNVEVARTLTVTVRDGSTDPVVTTTLTRDGGLATTGFSMAGLGLLATLLVFTGAVIAIAIRRRRA, encoded by the coding sequence ATGAAGATCCGTATCCTGGCGAGACGGGCCAGACGCATGAAGTCGCACGCAGCGGCATCCCTTGCGATCGCCCTCGCCGCGGGACTGATCGGCCCGGCCCTTGTGGCGCAGCCGGCCTCCGCGGCTGGACCCATAGCCAACCCCGCGGCATCCGTCAACACCTTCATTGGCACCAAGGACGAAGGGAACACCTTCCCCGGTGCGTCGGCGCCGTTCGGCATGGCCCAGGTGAGTCCGACTGGCAAACATTTCGCGGGCTGGCAATACGACGACACGACGGTTCGGGGTTTCGGTCATTCGTACCTCTCGGGCGCCGGATGCTGGGAACAAGGCGGTCTGCTTTCCGTGCTCCCCACGACCGGTGAGGTCGGCCCCGGCAAGTCGTTCGACACCTCCAACGGGCGCACCTTCGATCACACCCGATATGCCGCGACCCTCACCCACGACGGCGAGATCGGTACCGCCGGCTACTACAGGACCAGGCTCACCTCCTCCGGTGGAATCGACGTCGAAGCCACCGCGTCCACCCGCGTCGGGGTGCAGCGATACACCTTCCCCGCGACCGGCAACGCCAATGTGTTCCTCAACACCGGTCAGGCCAATCAAACTCTCAAGGTGAAGAACTCCTCGATCACGATCGTCGGTGACCGCACCGTCGTGAGCGAGATCCGCGTGCAGGGATTCTGCTCGGGGAAGGACTTCGAGTACACCACCTGGTTCGCTACGAGGTTCGACCGGCCCTTCGCGTCCGCGGGAACCTGGAATGAGACCGGCGGCATGCCAGGGTCGACCGCTCAGCCATCCGGCCCCGGGCAGAAGGGCGCCTGGGTGAGTTTCGACACCAGCGAGAACCGCACGGTTCAGCTCTCGACCGGACTCTCCTTCACGGGCATGGCCGGTGCGATCGCCAACCTCGTGGAGGAGGGACTCGATGACAACGGGGCTATCATCCCTTTCGACGCCGTTAAGGATGCGACGGTCGCGGAGTGGAACACCGAACTTCGGAAAGCCACCACCTACGGAGGCGCCGCCAACGACAATGTCACCTTCTACACAGCGCTGTACCACGCTTTCCTCCAGCCCATCACCTCGACAGACGTCGATGGCCGTTACCGCGGCTTCGACGACAAGAACCACGTGGCGGACGGCTGGACCTACTACCAGTGGTTCTCGCTGTGGGACACCTACCGCTCACAGAACCAACTGCTCGCCATGCTGCAGCCGGAACGCGCGCAGGATATGGCCAGAAGCGTTCTGACGATTCAGCAGCAGGGTGGCTGGCTGCCGCGCTGGGCTTACGCGAACTACGAGGCCAATGTCATGACGGGCGATCCGGCTTCCCCTTTCCTCGCCGACCTCTGGCGGTTCGGGGCGGTGCAGGGCGGGGTGACGCTCGGCGCTGAGGACACCCTGTCCGGCACGGCGGTCGAACTCGATGAGAAGCTTCTGCTCGCGGCGCTGCTGGAGAACATCGACACTGCGCCTCCCGCCGGGAGCCAGTTCGCCGGGCGCTCCGCTATCGCCGACTACATCGCGAAGGGGTACGTGCCCACCAACCGCTGGGCCCCGAAGAAGGGCATGGACACCGACGAACACCACGGCGGTTCGGCGACCATGGAGTACGCGGTAGGCGATTGCGCCGTCTCGCTCGTCGCGGAGGGATTAGGCGACAACGCCACGGCTGTGCGTCTTGCCTCTCGTGCGAGCAACTGGAAAAACGTGTGGAACCGGGCCGCGACCGAGACTGGATACACAGGCTTCCCGCGCGAGAGAAACGCCGACGGTAGCTGGGGCGGCAACACCGGGGGATTCCAGGAAGGAACGGCGTGGCAATACCAGTGGCTTGCCTGGCAGGACGCGGACGGACTCGCGGAGGCCATCGGCGGAGTCGGTCAGGCCATCAGCCGCCTCGACAAATTCTTCGACATTGGACGCGTCTTCACCGATCCGGCCGGTGCCGCGAGGGGATCCTGGGTCACCGGAGCGCTTGACTACAACCGGATCGAGTACAACCCGAACAACGAACCGAACCTGCACGCTGCGTGGATGTATAACTTCTACGGGGAACCCGCGAAGGCGTCAGCGGTGAACCGGGCGGCCCAAACGCTTTTCACCAACAAGCCGAACGGTGTCACCGGAAACGACGATCTCGGAACCATGTCGGCCTGGTACGCATTCTCTGCGCTCGGCATGTATCCTTCGGTTCCCGGTTCCGGTGATCTGCTGTTGCACGCTCCACGCTTTCCGCGGCTGGACCTCGACTTCGGTGACACGACTCTGACCATCAAGGCAGACGGCGCCGATGGATCGAAACTGCAATACATCGACGGAGTCTCGTTCAACGGCACTCCACAAAGCGCGAGCTACACCAACTGGGATCGGTTGAAGAAGGGCGGAACGCTCGAGGTGACGCTCACCGCCGACGCATCCACAACCTGGGGAGAGGCTAGCGCCGACCGCCCGAAGGCTCCATGCTCGTCGGTCGTCGACGAGGTTGCGCCAACGGTGCGGTTGAACACGGCGCCGGTGACTCCGGCATCCGGCTGGCATACCGCCGGGGTCACCGTTTCGGCCACCGCGGATGACAACGACTCCCGGACGCCGAGCATCGAGACTCGTCTCGACGGCGGCGAGTGGCAGCCGTACACCGCGGAGATCCTCTTCGCGGCGGATGGCGTTCACATTCTCGAGGCGCGCGCGATCGACAAGGCCGGCAACATCTCGGAGATCGCACGCGCGCGTGTGGCAATCGACATGACCGCTCCCGTGACCACCGTTCAATTGCCCGTCGCCGATGCGAAGGTTACGACGGTCAAGCTTGTGTTCGATGCGGAGGACGCCCTCTCCGGCGTTGCATTCACCGAGTATCGAATCGGCGAGGAGGAGTGGAGTGCGGCGCCCGCGGACGGGGTGAAGTTCGACAAGGCCGGAAGCCATTCGGTCTCGTACCGCACGACAGACCGCGCAGGCAACGTGGAAGTGGCGCGAACACTGACTGTGACCGTCCGAGACGGCAGTACCGACCCCGTGGTCACGACGACATTGACTAGGGACGGCGGGCTCGCCACGACAGGATTCAGCATGGCCGGGCTGGGGCTGCTCGCCACGCTGCTCGTGTTCACCGGAGCCGTGATCGCGATCGCTATCCGGCGCCGTCGAGCCTGA